A stretch of Rhinopithecus roxellana isolate Shanxi Qingling chromosome 12, ASM756505v1, whole genome shotgun sequence DNA encodes these proteins:
- the LSM10 gene encoding U7 snRNA-associated Sm-like protein LSm10 — protein sequence MALSHSVKERTISENSLIILLQGLQGRVTTVDLRDESVAHGRIDNVDAFMNIRLAKVTYTDRWGHQVKLDDLFVTGRNVRYVHIPDDVNITSTIEQQLQIIHRVRNFGGKGQGRWEFPSKNYK from the coding sequence ATGGCACTGAGCCATTCAGTGAAGGAGCGGACCATCTCTGAGAACAGCCTGATCATCCTACTGCAGGGCCTCCAGGGCCGGGTAACTACTGTGGACCTGCGGGATGAGAGCGTGGCCCACGGACGCATAGACAATGTCGATGCTTTCATGAACATCCGCCTGGCCAAAGTCACCTACACGGACCGTTGGGGGCATCAGGTCAAGCTGGATGACCTCTTTGTGACAGGCCGCAATGTCCGCTACGTCCACATCCCAGATGACGTGAACATCACCTCGACCATTGAGCAGCAGCTGCAGATTATCCATCGGGTGCGGAACTTTGGTGGCAAGGGCCAAGGCCGGTGGGAATTTCCCTCCAAAAACTATAAGTGA